A genomic region of Aureimonas populi contains the following coding sequences:
- a CDS encoding lytic murein transglycosylase has protein sequence MQMIARLGRGALVAGALLFGAVPALAQSCGDTASGFGPWLEGFKGTAASAGISQNTINTALGGVTYNSEVIRLDRNQRSFRLSLDEFMERRAPASFVQRGKRIMAENRQILDRVESQYGVPREILVAIWGMETGFGANSGNMNIFRSLATLAYDCRRSDFFTNELFAALQIVDRGDKRAQDMVGAWAGEIGQTQFLASNYLRYAVDGDGDGRRDLIRSRADVLASTANFLRQHGWQPGAGYMEGQPNFARLRDWNRAGVYQQALALFASRLAQ, from the coding sequence ATGCAGATGATTGCCAGGCTGGGGCGAGGCGCGCTCGTCGCGGGAGCCCTTCTCTTCGGCGCCGTGCCGGCTCTTGCGCAGAGCTGCGGGGACACGGCCTCGGGCTTCGGCCCGTGGCTCGAGGGTTTCAAGGGAACCGCCGCCAGCGCCGGGATTTCGCAGAACACGATCAACACCGCGCTCGGGGGCGTGACCTACAATTCGGAGGTCATCCGTCTCGACCGCAACCAGCGCTCCTTCCGCCTGTCGCTGGACGAGTTCATGGAGCGCCGCGCGCCCGCCTCCTTCGTGCAGCGCGGCAAGCGCATCATGGCCGAAAACCGCCAGATCCTCGACCGCGTGGAAAGCCAGTACGGCGTGCCGCGCGAGATCCTGGTCGCCATCTGGGGCATGGAGACGGGCTTCGGCGCCAATTCCGGCAACATGAACATCTTCCGCTCGCTAGCCACGCTCGCCTACGACTGCCGGCGATCGGACTTCTTCACCAACGAGCTGTTCGCCGCGCTCCAGATCGTCGACCGGGGCGACAAGCGCGCGCAGGACATGGTGGGCGCCTGGGCCGGAGAGATCGGGCAGACCCAGTTCCTCGCCTCCAACTATCTGCGCTACGCGGTGGATGGCGACGGCGACGGGCGGCGCGACCTCATCCGCTCGCGCGCCGACGTTCTGGCCTCCACCGCCAACTTCCTGCGCCAGCACGGCTGGCAGCCGGGCGCCGGCTACATGGAGGGCCAGCCCAACTTCGCGCGGCTGCGCGACTGGAACCGCGCCGGCGTCTACCAGCAGGCCCTGGCCCTCTTCGCCTCGCGCCTCGCGCAATAG
- a CDS encoding glutathione S-transferase family protein, producing the protein MVYDLYYWAEIPGRGEFPRLVLEAAGAPYRDVVRLPEEEGGGMAAMSAFQEGRGPHIPFAPPFLVDGDTVVSQAGVIAAYLGEKLGLAPESEADRQFARSIALTTADAVAEAHDVHHPVGIGLYYEDQKPEARRRAAEFREERMVKFLRWYEKLIEANGSGYLAGRRLTYADLGLFQLVEGLRYAFPKRMRVIEGDYPGVRALVETVRVQEKIAAYLKSDRRLPFNENGIFRHYRELDGE; encoded by the coding sequence ATGGTCTATGATCTCTATTACTGGGCCGAAATCCCGGGGCGCGGCGAGTTTCCCCGCCTCGTGCTGGAGGCGGCCGGCGCGCCCTATCGCGACGTTGTGCGCCTGCCGGAGGAGGAGGGCGGGGGCATGGCGGCGATGAGCGCGTTCCAGGAGGGGCGCGGGCCGCATATACCCTTCGCGCCGCCCTTCCTGGTGGACGGCGATACGGTCGTTTCGCAGGCAGGCGTCATCGCGGCCTATCTCGGCGAGAAGCTGGGGCTGGCGCCGGAGAGCGAGGCGGACCGGCAGTTCGCTCGCTCCATCGCGCTGACGACGGCCGACGCGGTGGCCGAGGCGCACGACGTGCACCACCCGGTCGGCATCGGGCTTTATTACGAAGACCAGAAGCCCGAGGCACGCCGACGCGCGGCGGAATTCCGCGAGGAGCGGATGGTCAAGTTCCTGCGATGGTACGAGAAGCTGATCGAGGCGAACGGCTCCGGCTATCTCGCGGGGCGGCGCCTCACCTATGCCGATCTCGGCCTGTTCCAGCTCGTGGAAGGCCTGCGCTACGCCTTCCCGAAGCGGATGCGGGTGATCGAGGGCGATTATCCAGGCGTGCGCGCGCTCGTGGAGACAGTGCGCGTGCAGGAAAAGATCGCGGCCTATCTGAAGAGCGACCGGCGCCTGCCCTTCAACGAGAACGGCATTTTCCGGCATTATCGCGAGCTGGACGGCGAATAG
- a CDS encoding catalase family protein: protein MPSLYQKIARRPVAYDPAFEVEEENEARTAEALREEMRRIVEITSTDYGHAVRSVHAKAHGLLVGEFEVLGGLCAELRQGLFSQARTYPVILRFSTNPGDLLDDSVTTPRGLAIKVVGVEGERLPGAEGERTQDFVTVNGPAFVAPTAAAFLKNLKLLSRTTDQPQILKKVLSAALRGAESTLEAVGGESATLKALGGHPDTHILGETFFTQAPILFGRYMAKLTVVPVSPGLKALKDAPVHSMGRPDALREAVQAFFERGEGVWEVRAQLLTDPKTMPLEDASVVWPQTGSPYLPVARIRVASQDSWSEERARKLDDGLAFSPWHTLAAHRPLGSIMRVRKPSYEMSAAFRGRFNGCPIHEPARREDIGV from the coding sequence ATGCCGTCGCTCTACCAGAAGATCGCCCGCCGACCCGTCGCCTACGATCCGGCCTTCGAGGTGGAGGAGGAGAACGAGGCGCGGACGGCCGAGGCGTTGCGCGAGGAAATGCGCCGGATCGTCGAGATCACCTCGACCGATTACGGCCATGCGGTGCGCAGCGTCCACGCCAAGGCCCACGGCCTTCTGGTCGGCGAGTTCGAGGTGCTGGGCGGCCTGTGCGCGGAGTTGCGCCAAGGCCTGTTCTCGCAAGCGCGGACCTACCCCGTCATCCTGCGCTTCTCGACCAATCCGGGTGACCTTCTGGACGATTCCGTCACCACGCCGCGCGGCCTTGCGATCAAGGTGGTGGGCGTGGAGGGCGAGCGCCTGCCGGGAGCGGAGGGCGAGCGGACGCAGGACTTCGTCACAGTCAACGGCCCGGCTTTCGTGGCGCCCACCGCAGCGGCCTTCCTGAAGAACCTCAAGCTGCTCTCCCGCACGACGGACCAGCCGCAAATCCTGAAGAAGGTGCTTTCGGCCGCGTTGCGCGGGGCGGAAAGCACGCTGGAGGCCGTGGGCGGGGAAAGCGCGACGTTGAAGGCGCTCGGCGGCCATCCCGATACGCATATCCTTGGGGAGACCTTCTTCACGCAGGCGCCGATCCTCTTCGGCCGCTACATGGCCAAGCTGACCGTTGTCCCTGTTTCGCCCGGCCTCAAGGCGCTCAAGGATGCACCTGTCCATTCCATGGGGCGCCCGGACGCGCTGCGCGAGGCGGTGCAGGCGTTTTTCGAGCGCGGGGAGGGTGTCTGGGAGGTGCGCGCCCAGCTCCTCACCGATCCGAAGACCATGCCGCTGGAGGACGCGTCGGTGGTCTGGCCGCAAACGGGGAGCCCCTATCTGCCGGTGGCGCGCATCCGCGTGGCGAGCCAGGACTCGTGGAGCGAGGAGCGCGCCCGCAAACTCGACGACGGCTTGGCTTTCTCGCCCTGGCACACGCTGGCCGCCCATCGCCCGCTCGGCTCCATCATGCGCGTGCGCAAGCCCTCTTACGAAATGTCGGCCGCCTTCCGGGGGCGCTTCAACGGCTGCCCGATCCATGAGCCGGCCCGGCGCGAGGATATCGGCGTCTGA